One window of the Tetragenococcus koreensis genome contains the following:
- a CDS encoding demethylmenaquinone methyltransferase, translating to MPRTNKTSEAKVQAIFDRISTTYDATNSAISLGMHKRWRKKTMAQLPLESSGTALDLCCGTGDWTIDLAQVVGPTGKVVGLDFSKNMLEIAKKKAEQADVAQQTSLIQEDAMALPFVNNSFDVVTIGFGLRNVPDASRVLSEMQRVVKPGGMVACLETSQPQNKLIYPFWNLYFKIVPLIAKMKHNDTKDYVYLQKTTKEFFNAKELEKLFQSVGLTDTTYQTFLFGAAALHTGSKNS from the coding sequence ATGCCGCGTACAAATAAAACTTCTGAAGCCAAAGTTCAAGCGATTTTTGATCGCATTTCTACTACCTACGATGCGACAAATAGTGCGATTTCGCTTGGCATGCATAAACGTTGGCGCAAAAAAACCATGGCGCAATTACCATTGGAATCAAGCGGCACCGCTCTTGATCTTTGTTGCGGGACAGGCGATTGGACAATTGATCTAGCCCAAGTAGTAGGACCCACAGGAAAAGTGGTTGGTTTAGACTTCAGTAAAAATATGTTAGAAATTGCTAAAAAAAAAGCAGAACAAGCTGACGTTGCGCAACAAACCTCTTTGATTCAAGAGGATGCAATGGCCCTTCCTTTTGTTAATAATTCCTTTGACGTAGTAACAATTGGCTTTGGCCTACGTAACGTACCGGATGCCAGCCGCGTGCTGTCTGAAATGCAACGGGTGGTCAAACCGGGTGGTATGGTTGCTTGTTTAGAAACATCGCAGCCACAAAATAAACTGATTTATCCATTTTGGAATCTCTATTTTAAAATAGTCCCACTCATCGCAAAAATGAAGCACAACGATACCAAAGATTACGTCTATCTACAAAAAACTACGAAAGAATTTTTTAATGCAAAAGAATTAGAAAAGTTGTTTCAATCAGTAGGATTGACCGACACTACCTACCAAACATTTCTATTCGGAGCCGCAGCATTACATACCGGTAGCAAAAATAGTTGA
- a CDS encoding oleate hydratase: MYYSNGNYEAFARPRKPKNVDQKSAYIVGTGLAGLAAAVFLIRDGQMKGENIHLLEELPLAGGSLDGINRPDIGFITRGGREMENHFECMWDMYRSIPSLEIEGASYLDEYYWLDKDDPNSSNCRLIHQRGDRVESDGEYTLGDTSKEIVQLILTSENRIEGQTIEDYFSNEFFESNFWYYWSTMFAFEKWHSLAEMRRYAMRFIHHIDGLPDFSALKFNKYNQYDSMVKPILSYLSDHGVDIQYGTQVRNIEVDFADEQKVAKKMILTVDGQADEIALTENDLVFVTNGSITESSTYGDHHTPAPVTHRLGGSWNLWENLAQQSPEFGHPKVFYAELPERSWFISATATIENTYVDPYIERLTRRDLHDGKVNTGGIITITDSNWLMSFAIHRQPHFKEQTPNETTVWIYGLYSDTIGNFIPKKITECTGEEITQEWLYHLGVPESMIPKLAKQESINTNPVYMPYITSYFMPRHKGDRPDVVPAGSKNLAFIGNFAESLTRDVVFTTEYSVRTAMEAVYSLLGVERGVPEVFNSIYDLRELLQAIYYLNDKKKIEELDLPIHGLLEKVGRKKIQGTLIEELLEEANLL, encoded by the coding sequence ATGTACTATTCTAATGGAAACTATGAAGCCTTCGCCCGTCCGCGTAAACCAAAAAATGTTGACCAAAAATCTGCCTATATTGTAGGGACTGGCCTGGCAGGTCTAGCGGCAGCAGTATTTTTGATCCGAGACGGCCAAATGAAGGGAGAAAATATCCATTTATTGGAAGAACTACCGTTAGCCGGCGGATCCTTAGACGGGATTAATCGACCTGATATCGGCTTTATTACACGCGGCGGACGCGAAATGGAAAACCATTTTGAATGTATGTGGGACATGTATCGTTCGATTCCTTCTTTGGAAATTGAAGGAGCTTCTTATTTAGATGAATACTATTGGTTAGATAAAGATGATCCAAATTCTTCAAATTGCCGCTTGATCCATCAACGCGGCGATCGTGTAGAAAGTGATGGAGAATACACTTTAGGAGATACTTCAAAAGAAATCGTTCAATTAATTTTGACTTCAGAGAACCGTATAGAAGGACAAACAATCGAAGATTATTTTTCAAACGAATTTTTTGAGAGCAACTTTTGGTATTACTGGTCGACCATGTTTGCTTTTGAAAAATGGCATTCTCTTGCAGAAATGCGTCGTTATGCGATGCGTTTTATTCATCACATTGATGGTTTGCCTGATTTTAGCGCACTGAAATTTAATAAATACAACCAATATGATTCTATGGTCAAACCAATCCTCAGCTATTTAAGTGACCACGGTGTAGATATCCAATATGGTACCCAAGTCCGCAACATTGAGGTTGATTTTGCAGATGAACAAAAAGTTGCTAAAAAAATGATCCTAACTGTAGATGGTCAGGCAGATGAAATTGCCTTGACCGAAAACGATTTGGTTTTTGTGACCAACGGCTCAATTACTGAAAGTTCTACTTATGGTGATCATCATACTCCAGCACCTGTGACACATCGTTTGGGTGGTAGTTGGAACCTGTGGGAAAACTTAGCCCAACAATCTCCGGAATTTGGTCATCCTAAAGTATTTTACGCTGAACTACCGGAACGCAGCTGGTTTATTTCAGCTACAGCAACAATTGAAAATACTTACGTTGACCCTTATATCGAACGATTAACCCGACGTGACTTGCACGATGGCAAAGTGAATACTGGCGGCATCATCACGATCACTGATTCTAATTGGTTAATGAGCTTTGCGATTCATCGCCAGCCGCACTTTAAAGAACAAACACCAAACGAAACCACTGTTTGGATTTATGGCTTATATTCTGATACGATCGGTAATTTTATCCCTAAAAAAATCACTGAATGTACTGGTGAAGAAATTACACAAGAATGGCTGTATCATTTAGGAGTTCCTGAAAGTATGATTCCAAAATTAGCTAAACAAGAATCAATCAATACGAACCCTGTTTATATGCCTTATATCACTTCCTATTTTATGCCGCGACATAAAGGCGATCGTCCAGATGTAGTTCCAGCTGGCTCGAAAAACTTAGCTTTTATCGGAAATTTTGCCGAATCACTAACCAGAGATGTGGTCTTTACGACAGAATACTCAGTACGAACTGCTATGGAAGCTGTTTATAGCTTGCTAGGTGTTGAAAGAGGTGTACCGGAAGTCTTCAATTCAATTTATGACCTGCGGGAATTGCTCCAAGCAATTTATTATCTGAACGACAAGAAAAAGATTGAAGAACTTGATTTGCCAATTCATGGTTTGCTTGAAAAAGTTGGTCGTAAGAAAATTCAAGGTACGTTGATCGAAGAGTTATTGGAAGAAGCAAATTTGTTATAG